A single genomic interval of Hemibagrus wyckioides isolate EC202008001 linkage group LG13, SWU_Hwy_1.0, whole genome shotgun sequence harbors:
- the LOC131363826 gene encoding legumain-like, with protein MEGGKSKQWVLLAAGSTGWENYRHQANVCHAYQVMRQNGIPDEQIVVMMYDDIAYNIDNPDTGKIINEPSGPNVYTGVPKDYTGEEVLAGNFLAVLCGDSDAVKKPGPKKVIQSGENDTVFIYISGQGRPGLFSFPNSTLYAHDLINTVRTMSSNGKFSKMVIYTESPNSGSMLNQLNNSNVYGVSACRPAENSYVYHYDQRLQTYVSDLFTHYWLRHTETVNLKTTSFGVQFDYMRKNVSQDASRSGKTQMPCNYSDMNICSIMLSELLGGSGVSVPGDISVPPTDFQVSELTDITEVPLIIQKNRITNEKDPEKRKILQQQYDDLKRKRKTVDEALQKIAERINASRALSEKREVTLTYELKVVAEHFRKNLFDWEKEPHVVTPSHLQVLVNLCELGLKVESINEAITHVSKDLTF; from the exons ATGGAAGGCGGCAAAAGCAAACAGTGGGTTCTCCTGGCAGCAGGTTCTACAGGTTGGGAAAACTACAGGCATCAG GCCAATGTGTGTCACGCTTACCAAGTCATGCGGCAGAATGGGATtccagatgaacagattgtggtgatgatgtatGACGACATCGCTTATAATATAGA TAACCCTGATACTGGTAAAATCATTAATGAACCAAGTGGACCAAATGTTTACACTGGGGTTCCAAAGGACTACACTGGAGAG GAGGTTTTAGCTGGAAACTTTCTGGCTGTTCTGTGTGGAGATTCAGATGCTGTCAAGAAACCAGGACCAAAAAAAGTCATACAAAG TGGTGAAAATGACACTGTGTTCATCTACATATCAGGCCAAGGACGTCCTGGTTTGTTTTCCTTTCCGAATTCCACA CTTTATGCACATGACCTCATTAACACAGTGAGGACAATGTCAAGCAATGGCAAATTTTCAaag ATGGTGATTTATACTGAATCACCTAATTCTGGATCAATGCTCAATCAGCTGAACAACAGCAACG TGTATGGAGTTTCAGCATGCAGGCCTGCGGAGAACAGCTATGTTTATCACTATGACCAAAGACTACAAACTTATGTATCTGATCTCTTCACTCATTACTGGCTACGTCACACTGAGACA GTAAACCTTAAGACAACTTCATTTGGAGTTCAGTTTGACTACATGAGGAAAAATGTCAGTCAGGATGCAAGCCGTTCTGGAAAAACTCAGATGCCGTGTAACTATAGTGACATG AACATATGCAGTATAATGTTGAGTGAACTccttggtggatcaggtgtctCTGTCCCGGGAGACATCTCAGTCCCACCTACTGACTTCCAAGTGTCTGAGCTGACAGACATTACAGAAGTTCCTCTGATAATCCAAAAAAACAGGATTACAAATGAAAAGGAccctgaaaaaagaaagatccTGCAACAACAATATGATGATCTtaaaaga AAGAGGAAGACAGTGGATGAAGCGCTGCAGAAGATTGCAGAGAGGATAAACGCCTCACGAGCTCTGAGTGAGAAACGTGAGGTGACTCTCACGTACGAGCTCAAAGTCGTGGCTGAACATTTTAGGAAAAATCTCTTCGACTGGGAAAAGGAGCCG catgTTGTCACTCCTTCACACCTGCAGGTTTTGGTGAATCTCTGTGAGCTTGGGCTGAAGGTTGAGAG CATCAATGAAGCCATTACTCATGTGAGCAAGGACCTTACTTTCTAA